In a genomic window of Erigeron canadensis isolate Cc75 chromosome 5, C_canadensis_v1, whole genome shotgun sequence:
- the LOC122600964 gene encoding probable purine permease 11: MADAVQVVELQTRDLKAKDGISNRDDSSSTNENQAIPKIKHYKWWLRVAVYIIFLLAGQATATLLGGLYYDKGGNSKWMATFVQSAGFPILIPVLLFILPSKNSPKVVTSAPPFVTLLLLYLFFGLLLTGDNLMYSYGLLYLPVSTYSLLCATQLAFNALFSYLYNSQKFTALIINSLFILTTSASLIAVNSDSDNSSKIPKGKYIIGFLCTLGASAGYSLYLSLLQLSFEKVIKSENFRVVLEMQIYPSFVASCGSLVGLFASGEWDGLKKEMNDYEKGPVSYIMTLLWIAIAWQICSVGILGLIFEVSSLFSNVISTLALPVVPVLAVIFFGDKMDGVKAISLLLAIWGSVSYVYQHYLDDLKLKAKARLLASASNGLDNV, translated from the exons ATGGCTGATGCAGTTCAAGTAGTAGAACTGCAAACAAGAG ATTTAAAAGCTAAAGATGGCATTTCTAATAGAGATGACTCGAGTTCAACCAACGAAAACCAGGCTATTCCAAAAATCAAACACTACAAATGGTGGTTGCGTGTGGCCGTCTACATTATCTTTCTCTTAGCCGGTCAGGCAACCGCGACCCTTTTGGGTGGTCTTTACTATGACAAAGGTGGTAATAGTAAGTGGATGGCTACTTTTGTTCAATCTGCCGGCTTCCCAATTCTGATACCCGTCCTACTTTTCATATTACCATCTAAAAATTCCCCCAAAGTTGTCACGTCAGCACCTCCCTTTGTCACGCTGTTGCTTCTTTACTTATTTTTCGGCTTACTCTTAACGGGTGATAACTTAATGTATTCATATGGTCTATTATACCTTCCTGTCTCTACATACTCCCTACTATGTGCAACACAATTAGCATTCAACGCTCTTTTCTCGTACCTGTACAATTCACAAAAGTTTACTGCTCTGATTATCAACTCTCTGTTTATCCTTACAACTTCAGCCTCACTTATTGCAGTTAATTCAGACTCGGATAACTCGTCAAAAATCCCAAAAGGTAAATACATAATCGGGTTTTTATGCACTTTAGGTGCATCCGCCGGTTACTCTTTGTATCTTTCCTTATTGCAACTATCTTTTGAAAAGGTAATCAAAAGCGAAAACTTTAGAGTTGTGCTAGAAATGCAAATATATCCTTCATTTGTAGCATCATGTGGTTCTTTGGTGGGACTTTTCGCTAGTGGCGAATGGGACGGGCTAAAGAAGGAGATGAATGATTACGAAAAGGGGCCGGTTTCATACATAATGACATTGTTATGGATAGCCATTGCTTGGCAAATTTGTTCGGTTGGGATTTTGGGGTTGATATTTGAAGTGTCGTCTCTATTTTCTAACGTGATCAGCACGTTGGCTTTGCCCGTGGTTCCTGTTCTTGCTGTTATATTTTTCGGAGATAAGATGGATGGTGTGAAGGCTATCTCATTGCTTCTTGCCATATGGGGATCGGTTTCATATGTGTATCAACACTACCTTGATGACTTGAAATTGAAGGCTAAGGCAAGATTACTAGCAAGTGCCAGCAATGGCTTAGATAATGTTTAG
- the LOC122601596 gene encoding uncharacterized protein LOC122601596 yields MDDFEPPSFSLGFDFDFDQPEPEPQQTTTPPKTTNGSSLASGSSVLEDANDNEYENLTVLDSESDYDEFLRPRLKRLRRGYVAENHGASGSGGKKVDLDSVMNLVDVDDDDIEDFDFDSPQRNRKDEPLSTQHRSVCNSSKIPLNGHGVLTKQSGKKKQSVSSGPDSVITTCNKSPFPKLTVSPLRRFQLIDSDSDPDDPFVSEGHTKKNCKESDSHMNLGQPNLKQCVGLSEHRNLNKPTNTFAQKDLWEDFQPQKTRIPTPALDQVCEEYFSSFKDKSTPKSNTVKSNHDSGVTNSVIDLDDPKPPAHQYFFHCDPRVRELVRTRLPNFFPLNAVNQDSEQPSTSNIDYMGQFSHGEKPKQGSSTNKSETSARKNSRKSKASEMSQGFLNPKGNSRKEIPTDAGKRRVQADGQASNSGHWFTGSDGKRVYVSKNGQEHTGRAAYVLYKKESGGLKNRRAKKASSKKK; encoded by the exons ATGGATGATTTTGAACCTCCTTCATTCTCATTAGGTTTCGATTTCGATTTCGATCAACCCGAACCCGAGCCCCAACAAACTACAACACCACCAAAAACCACAAATGGATCTTCATTAGCTTCTGGTTCGAGTGTCCTTGAAGATGCGAATGATAATGAATATGAAAACCTAACTGTGCTTGATTCAGAATCTGATTATGATGAGTTTTTGCGGCCCAGGTTGAAGCGGTTAAGGAGAGGGTATGTCGCCGAAAATCACGGGGCCTCGGGTTCAGGTGGAAAGAAAGTTGATTTGGATTCTGTGATGAATCTTGTTGATGTCGATGACGATGATATCGaggattttgattttgattcgCCTCAGCGTAATCGTAAAG ATGAACCTCTTTCAACACAGCACCGTTCGGTCTGTAACAGTTCAAAAATCCCACTCAATGGACATGGGGTTTTGACCAAGCAATCGGGAAAGAAAAAGCAAAGTGTCTCGAGTGGTCCAGATTCTGTAATCACAACCTGCAATAAATCACCGTTTCCAAAGTTAACTGTTAGTCCTCTTAGAAGGTTTCAGTTGATCGATTCTGACTCTGATCCAGATGACCCTTTTGTCAGTGAAGGTCATACTAAAAAGAATTGTAAGGAATCAGATTCTCATATGAATTTGGGGCAACCTAATCTCAAGCAATGTGTAGGTTTAAGTGAGCACAGAAACTTAAATAAACCAACCAATACATTTGCCCAGAAAGATCTATGGGAAGATTTCCAACCACAGAAGACCCGTATCCCGACACCTGCATTGGATCAGGTCTGTGAGGAATATTTCAGCTCCTTCAAAGATAAAAGTACGCCTAAGAGTAACACTGTAAAGAGTAATCATGATAGTGGTGTTACAAACAGTGTAATTGATTTGGATGACCCTAAACCCCCTGCACATCAATATTTTTTCCATTGTGATCCGAGGGTCCGAGAGCTAGTTCGAACTCGCCTGCccaatttttttcctttaaatgcAGTAAACCAAGATTCTGAACAGCCTAGTACATCAAATATTGATTACAT GGGCCAGTTTAGCCATGGGGAAAAGCCAAAACAAGGGTCTAGTACAAATAAATCTGAAACAAGTGCACGgaaaaattcaagaaaatcAAAGGCTTCGGAAATGTCACAAGGTTTTTTGAATCCTAAGGGTAATAGTCGGAAAGAGATCCCAACAGACGCTGGCAAAAGGAGGGTTCAGGCAGATGGTCAAGCTTCTAATTCTGGGCATTGGTTCACAGGCTCAGATGGGAAGAGG GTTTATGTCAGTAAAAATGGGCAAGAGCATACTGGTCGAGCTGCTTACGTTCTCTATAAAAAG GAAAGTGGAGGATTAAAAAATAGAAGGGCGAAGAAAGCTTCTTCCAAGAAGAAATGA